One window of Dyadobacter sandarakinus genomic DNA carries:
- a CDS encoding response regulator, with protein sequence MHKYNLAIVENDEDERMFMRQAFEQSGLFNIVGEFNAGDTLLEWLVNAPRQQPDVILSDLNMPGKNGYDILMTVKGDPGLARIPVFVTSTSNLATFREKCLHLGATDYLVKPELFIDYEVYASDLYQRLNTLPQ encoded by the coding sequence ATGCATAAATACAATCTTGCCATCGTCGAAAATGATGAAGATGAACGCATGTTCATGCGCCAGGCATTTGAGCAATCAGGACTTTTTAATATTGTCGGGGAGTTTAATGCGGGTGATACCCTCCTCGAATGGCTGGTGAACGCGCCGCGGCAGCAACCCGACGTGATCCTGTCGGACCTGAACATGCCGGGTAAAAACGGCTATGACATTCTTATGACGGTTAAAGGTGACCCGGGCCTGGCGCGTATACCCGTGTTTGTCACGTCAACCTCCAACCTCGCCACTTTCCGGGAAAAATGCCTGCATCTGGGTGCAACTGACTACCTGGTGAAGCCGGAGCTATTTATTGATTACGAAGTATATGCCAGTGACCTGTACCAAAGGCTGAACACACTACCGCAATAA
- a CDS encoding PAS domain-containing protein, which translates to MPSERRPRNKVQGKDPDSRGEALQAQREESGSAVANHDFYAIIAAQATSLLWMTTAEGRISYHNPAWLEFTGRAMASEDVYAACVHEDDRHAYQEQVNHATVQPQAFEATYRLLHHSGAYRWIHDEARPVITDDGQLVSFVRTGTDVHDAKVAAEAHCRRLDDLFRPALHDLRSSLGIISGAATLLKLTQKEDDRDRALAMIHRNLEAVNEVMDRLLQYPNLRPDAAVDPYGQDLV; encoded by the coding sequence ATGCCCTCTGAAAGAAGACCCCGAAACAAAGTGCAGGGGAAGGACCCCGATAGCCGCGGCGAAGCACTGCAGGCACAAAGGGAAGAATCCGGATCTGCGGTAGCGAACCATGATTTTTATGCCATTATAGCAGCGCAGGCGACCTCCCTCCTGTGGATGACGACAGCAGAAGGCAGGATTTCCTACCACAATCCCGCCTGGCTCGAATTTACAGGCCGGGCTATGGCATCCGAAGATGTCTATGCCGCGTGCGTGCATGAAGACGACCGCCATGCCTATCAGGAACAGGTAAACCATGCAACTGTGCAACCGCAAGCATTCGAAGCTACGTACCGGCTGCTGCATCACAGCGGGGCCTACCGCTGGATTCATGATGAAGCCCGGCCGGTAATTACGGACGATGGGCAACTTGTAAGTTTTGTCAGAACCGGTACCGATGTACATGACGCCAAAGTCGCAGCAGAGGCGCACTGCCGGCGGCTCGACGATCTTTTCAGACCGGCGCTGCACGACCTGCGCAGCAGCCTGGGAATCATTTCCGGCGCAGCCACGCTGCTGAAACTTACCCAAAAGGAAGACGACCGCGACCGTGCACTGGCAATGATCCACCGCAACCTTGAAGCAGTAAATGAGGTGATGGACCGCCTGCTGCAATATCCCAACCTGAGACCCGATGCTGCAGTTGATCCGTATGGGCAGGATCTTGTGTAA